From the genome of Candidatus Buchananbacteria bacterium, one region includes:
- a CDS encoding glycosyltransferase family 4 protein: protein MKVLMISIDRGLLGTNQLGDVIERHAKYGHSVEKLDILIFTLKGNKPYQISKNVTAYPTNSNAKLLYGLDAKKVAQSLFEKNHYDLIVTQDPFITGLVGVLLKTKYKSKLLVHFHGDFWENRHWLKESKLNPLFLMISKFVVSRADGVRVMSEGQKEKLLKAGVDEKKIRVISTPVDLAKYQTNSQKQHDHPTVLHVSRYDEVKDFKTLASAWELVATHLPDVSFIQVGAGGRLREIFTDVLVKLIPRTNHHELVNFYYRSDVVVLSSTSESFGKVLVEANACGKPVVSTATTGAKEIIQDGYNGFLVPIGNAKALAEKIVELLKNPELAKTMGENGKKLVTEKFGDNTDKIINFWKEIIRV from the coding sequence ATGAAAGTTTTAATGATTTCCATTGATCGCGGACTGCTTGGCACCAATCAGCTTGGTGATGTGATTGAACGTCATGCCAAGTATGGCCATAGTGTTGAGAAATTAGATATTTTGATTTTTACCCTGAAAGGTAATAAGCCATACCAAATTTCTAAAAATGTCACAGCCTACCCAACCAATTCAAATGCTAAATTGCTGTATGGGCTTGATGCCAAGAAAGTAGCCCAAAGTCTGTTTGAAAAAAATCACTATGACTTAATAGTAACTCAAGATCCGTTTATCACCGGCCTGGTTGGCGTTTTGCTTAAAACAAAATATAAATCTAAATTGCTGGTTCATTTTCATGGTGATTTTTGGGAAAACCGTCATTGGCTGAAAGAGAGCAAATTAAATCCGTTATTTTTAATGATTTCTAAGTTCGTCGTCAGCCGCGCGGATGGTGTTCGGGTGATGAGCGAGGGTCAAAAAGAAAAGTTGTTGAAAGCCGGGGTGGATGAGAAAAAAATTAGGGTAATTTCAACACCAGTTGATTTGGCAAAATATCAGACTAATTCTCAAAAACAACACGATCATCCAACGGTGCTGCATGTTAGCCGTTATGACGAAGTCAAAGATTTCAAAACTTTGGCCAGCGCTTGGGAGTTGGTCGCAACTCATTTGCCCGATGTTAGTTTTATTCAGGTGGGTGCTGGAGGTAGGTTGCGAGAAATTTTTACTGATGTTTTGGTGAAATTAATCCCGAGGACCAATCATCATGAATTAGTTAATTTTTATTATCGTTCAGACGTTGTAGTGTTATCTTCAACTTCCGAAAGTTTTGGCAAAGTGTTAGTTGAAGCAAATGCGTGTGGCAAGCCGGTTGTGTCAACTGCCACTACTGGTGCTAAAGAAATCATTCAGGATGGCTACAATGGATTTTTAGTGCCAATCGGCAACGCTAAGGCCTTGGCCGAAAAAATTGTTGAACTGTTAAAGAATCCCGAATTGGCAAAAACTATGGGTGAAAATGGTAAAAAATTAGTCACTGAAAAATTTGGCGATAACACGGATAAAATTATTAATTTTTGGAAAGAGATTATTAGAGTATGA